The genomic interval CTTTTCGGAGCAGATGCATTAAATGCACTTTCTACAAATGTGTGGTTTAACGTTATCTTCTTTGTTTTATTATTGGTTTTTGCAGCGTCCTTTTTAGGAGCTTTCGAAATTATGTTACCAAATTCTTGGGCAAATAAAGTAGATTCTCAAGCAGATAGAGGTGGTTTAATAGGTATCTTTTTTATGGCTTTAGCATTGGCTATTGTATCCTTTTCTTGTACAGGCCCTATTGTTGGTACTTTATTAGTAGAAGCTGCAGCTGGTGGAAGTCAAATAGGTCCAATAGTGGGCATGTTAGGTTTTTCTTTAGCAATTGCTTTACCATTTGCATTATTTGCAGCGTTTCCTGGTTGGTTAAATTCTTTGCCAAAATCTGGTGGTTGGTTAAACACCGTAAAAGTAGTTTTAGGATTCTTAGAACTTGCTTTGGCTTTTAAATTTTTGTCGAATGCAGATTTAGTGCTTCAGTTACATTGGTTAGAAAGAGAAGTGTTTATTGCCATTTGGATTGCCGTTTTTGGAGGGTTAACTTTATATCTTTTCGGAAAAATACAATTACCACACGATTCTCCGATAAAACATATTTCTGTGGGTAGATTAGGTTTGGGATTATTTTCATTAACTTTTACATTATATATGTTACCAGGTTTATGGGGAGCACCTTTAAATTTAATTAGCGCTTTTCCACCACCACAGCATTATAGTGAATCTCCTTACGGAGTAGGTTATATGAAACTAGGTTCTGGAGATGCCTCTCAGACAGAAATTCCTGATGGAGCACATTTAATGCCTCCACATAATATTTTATCATTTAATGATTATGATAAAGGTTTGGCGTATGCTAAAAAAGTAGGAAAGCCAGTAATGATGGACTTTACAGGACATGCTTGTGTAAATTGTAGAAAAATGGAGCAAAACGTTTGGGTGCAACCAAATATTTTAAAAATGCTTAAAAATGACGTAATTTTAATTTCTCTATATGTTGATGATAAAAGAAAACTAGAGGATGATGAAGTGGTAGAAAGCAAATTAAGACCAGGTAAAAAATTAAAGTATATTGGTCAGAAATGGAGTGAAATGCAAACCATTAAA from Polaribacter sejongensis carries:
- a CDS encoding protein-disulfide reductase DsbD family protein — protein: MKKIILILLLTLGFTSYAQVFEPVKWTTSVEKVSETEYNLVAKASIDRGWHLYSQNVPEDGPIPTSFTFEENEGYSLIDNVVEEEGHTIDDPVFNMVIKFFEDSATFKQKVKITSTELTAIIGEVEFMVCDDSRCLPPTYIDLEFNFNNTTVTKDISTASITSEKESVIKSTTTNTPSEDNNQRGLISIFLIAFISGFAALLTPCVFPMIPMTVSFFTKQSKTKAAGIKNAIIYGLSIIVIYVLLGVLVSLLFGADALNALSTNVWFNVIFFVLLLVFAASFLGAFEIMLPNSWANKVDSQADRGGLIGIFFMALALAIVSFSCTGPIVGTLLVEAAAGGSQIGPIVGMLGFSLAIALPFALFAAFPGWLNSLPKSGGWLNTVKVVLGFLELALAFKFLSNADLVLQLHWLEREVFIAIWIAVFGGLTLYLFGKIQLPHDSPIKHISVGRLGLGLFSLTFTLYMLPGLWGAPLNLISAFPPPQHYSESPYGVGYMKLGSGDASQTEIPDGAHLMPPHNILSFNDYDKGLAYAKKVGKPVMMDFTGHACVNCRKMEQNVWVQPNILKMLKNDVILISLYVDDKRKLEDDEVVESKLRPGKKLKYIGQKWSEMQTIKYKTNTQPFYVLMNHDEEDLNAPVGYTPNSDEYYNWMKEGIKKFK